Sequence from the Ancalomicrobiaceae bacterium S20 genome:
CGGCAACGTCGAGCGGTTCATGGCCGACGTCGGCAAGGCGGCGGACGTGCTGTCGAAGACCTCGGGCAAGATCGAGACGCTGGTGGAGGACCTCGACACCGTCGTCAAGTCGATCGACCCGAAGCAGGTGTCGGCGATCGTCGAGAACGTCAACAAGGTCTCCGGCGACGTCGCCAAGGCTTCCAGCGAGATCGACGGCGTGATGAAGGACGCCCGCGCCGCGGCCGGCCGGCTGAAGACGTTCTCGGACGACCTCAACAATGCGCTCGGCGACGTGCGCAAGCTCGTGACGGCGGTCGATCCCGACAAGGTGCGCGGCATCGTCAACGACGTCGGCGACTTCTCGCATCGGCTCTCGGCGCAGGGCGGTAACATCGACGAGATCGTCGGCCGGGCCAAGACGATCTCGGAGAACCTGGACAAGTTCTCCAAGGACGTCTCGGCCAAGTCGGAGACTGTGACGAAGATCATCGACGACGCCGGCAAGATCGCCGAGCGGCTCTAGGTCGCCTCGCGACGGGTCGACGGCATTCTGGCCAAGGTTGACGGGCTGGTCGGCTCCGACGAGGGCAAGGGCCTGTTCGCCAAGGGCTCCGATTTCCTGGTCGAGGCCAAGGCGGCCGCGACCAGCGTGCGCGAGATGGCCGACACGTTCAAGGAACGCGCCGACCAGATCGCCGGCGGCATCAACAACTTCGCCGGCACCGGCCTGCGCGAGGTCCGCGGCTTCGTCGCCGAGGGCCGGCGGACGCTCAACTCGCTCGATCGCACGATCGACGAGATCGGCCGCAATCCGCAGCGCTTCCTGTTCGGCGGCAAGCAGGGCAATGTTCCCGAGTATGCGGGGTCGCGTCGATGAGCGTCGGTCGGGCTGAAAGAGAGGCGATGGTGCTGGACAACGCGGTCCTTCGAGCGGGCGCCGGGACGATGTCGGGAGCGGCGGAGCGTGGATCGGGCGCAGGCACTTTGGCCCGGCGGCTCGCCTTGGGCATCGCGCTCGGCGCGACGCTGCTGGTCGGAGGCTGTTCGGTGCTCGGCGGCGGCTCGACGCCGACCGATACGTTCGACCTGACCGCGCCGCGCGAGGTCGCGGCGCCACGCGGCTCGGCGCTGCAGATCCTGGTCCCGGAGCCGGCGACCGATCGGGCCGTCGATACCGACCGCATCGTGGTGCGGCCGAGTGCGACCGAGATCAATTATTTCGCCGGCGCGCAGTGGTCGGACCGTCTGCCGCGGCTGGTGCAGTCGCGGCTGATCGAGGCGTTCGAAAACTCCAAGCGCTTCCGCGCCGCCGGCCGGCCGGGGCAAGGACTGCTGATCGACTATCAGGTCGTCGGCGAGATCCGCGCCTTCGAGTACGACGCGGCGGCCAAGGTCGCGCGGGTCGAGTTCTCGGTGAAGCTGATGAACGACAAGACCGGCCGCGTGGTGGCGACCTCGGTGTTCAAGGCCGAGACGCCGGTCGCCGGCGACAGCGCCCGCACGGCGGTCGCCGGCTTCGACGCGGCCCTCGCCGACGTGCTGCGCCAGGTCGTCGGCTGGACCGCGACCAACGCGGGGCGGTGAGGCGGCGACCTTCGCGATCGCGGGCGGACGAAACAATCAAGGGCTCCTCGCGGAGCCCTTTTCGTTGGCGCGTCGATTTCGGGTTCGCGGTCGCGGGCGCCTCCGGCGAGCGCCCCCGCGCGGGGAACGCCCCCGTCTCAGCCGGCGAGCTGCCTTGCGCTGGCGCCGACCTGCTTGCCGCGCTGCCAGCGGCGCTCGCAGGGCAGGCGTTCGCCGGTGTCCTCAAAAAGGACGTCGAAGGTCTCCGGCATCTCGACCGCGTCGACGAGCAGGAGCCCGAGGCCGTGTTGGGACACGTTGCGGACGATCGCGCCGATATGGGTCGTACCGCCGGTCGGGTTCGGCCAGATCGCCGTCGCCGCGCGGAGCTGCCGTTCGCGGGTCTCGGTGCGGTTGTCCTCGTGCACGACGGTGCCGCCGGCATCGAGCGCGGTGAGGATGGCGTCGAGCACGTCGATCGTGGCGGTTCCGGTCTGCGGCATCGGGCATTCCTCTACGGTAGATGGCGTTTTCGACCATGCGGCAGAGCGATTGCGAGAGATTGAAGCGGATGGGTCCGATTTTACCGATCCCATCGAAATCGCGGCCCGCGCGTCGCGATCACTGCTCCGCCGACGGTCGGGCGAAATGAAAACGGGCGGGGAAATCCCCGCCCGTTCGTCATCTCGTCCGTCGTGCGCCCGCGGGCGCCGGTTCATTCGAACCGGCCGGCGGCGTGGGCGAGCATCGTGTAGACCTTGCCGGTGTCGGAGGTCAGGTACGACTGGCTCATGATGTTGTCCCGATCGGTCCGGGCGACATCGGCGAGCAACTGCTCGAAGTCCGCGATGTAGCGGTCGACCGCGCCGCGGAACTCGCCGTCGCGCTGGTACTTGCGACGGATATCCTCGAAGGTCTGCTGGCCCTGGAGCGTGTAGAGGCGCCGCGTGAACACGTTGCGCTCGCCGCGCTTGTAGCGGTCCCACAGATCGACGAAGGCGACGTCGTCGATGGCGCGGGCGATATCGACCGAGAGCGAGTTCAGGCTCTCGACGATGTGGTGCGGCGCCCGGGGCTCGACGCGCGGCGCCGGGGCAGGGGAGGGCTCCTCGTCCCGCGACGCATTGCGCAGGAGGTCGGACACCCAGCCGCCGCGACCAGCGTCGCCGCCCTCACGGGCGCGCGGGGCCTCGCGCTGGGGCTCCGGCGCACGGAACTCGCGCACCGGCGCCGGGGCAGGTGCCGGAGCGATGGGGGCCTGGGCGATGGGGGCCTGGGCGACCGGGGCCGAACGGGCCGGGGCGGCGCGGTCCATCATCGCTGCGGCGGACGAGCCGCGGCTCTCGTTGGCGCGGCTCTCGTTGACGCGGGCGCCGACCGGACGGGAGACGTCGAGCGAGGCGTTCTGGCGGCCGACGAGGCTGGTGATCTCGTTCAGCGCCTTCAGCTGGTCGGTCACGACGCGGCGCAGCGCAGCGGTCGATTCCTCGGTCTCCTTCGGGAGCTCGAGGACGCCGCGGCGCAGTTCCGCGCGGGTCGCTTCCAGTTCGCTCTGCATCATCCGCGCGGCTTCGCGCATCTTCTCGGTCGCCTCGGCAAAGCGGACCGTGGTCTCGGACACGGCGCGGCTCATCTCCGCGATCATGCCGTCCTGCGCCTGGCGCAGGGTCTCGCTGGCGCGCTGGCCTTCCTGACCGGCGGTCGAGCGCAGGCCGTCGAGCTGCGACAGCACGGTGCGGACCGCGGCTTCGGCGCTGACCGTGAGGGTCGAGCCGACCTCGCGGGCACGGGTCTCGGCCGTGGTCAGCGTGTCGCCGATCAGGCTCGCGAACGAGCGCATCAGGCTGTCGACCGTCTCTGTCCGTTCGACGAGGCCGTTGGCCAGTTCCTCGAGCGAGCGGCGACGCTCCTCGACCGTGGTCTCGAGCAGGCGGTTCGCGTCGGTGATGGCGCGGGCCGAGTCCTTGATCGAGCGAGCCTGGTCGTCGAAGCGGCCGGTGAGGCCGGCGACGTCGCGCAGCACGGTGCCGGACACGTCCTTGAGCGACACGACCTCTCGGGCGATCTCCTCGGTCGCGGTGCGGGTCTCGACGACCGCCCGCTCGATGAACTCGCGCATGTCGGTCGTCTGCTTGCCGAGACCGCCTTCGATCTGCTCCAGGCTCTCGCTGGCGCGGTTCAGCACCGACTGCAGCACGAGGTTGGCCTGGGTCAGGCGCTCCAGCAGGTCGGACATGTCGGTGCGCAGGCGTTCGCCCGCCGCACCCACGGCGCCGACCGTATCGCGGGTCTTCTCGTCGATCGCGGCCACCAGACGCTCGCGCGCCTCGGTGACGGTGCGGGTTGCATCGAGACCCTGGCGCGCGACCGCCTCGGTGAGGTCGCGGCCCTTGCGGTCCAGCGCCTCGACCAGAATGTCGCGGGCCTGGGCGACACGCGTGGCGATCTCGCCGCCGCGGCCGTCGATGGCGCCGACCAGCGACTGCTGGGTGGCGGCGATCCGCTCGACCAGGGCCTCGGCCGAGGCGTCGACGCGGCCGGCGAGCCCGTCGGCGACGGTGCCGACGCGCTCGACGACGGCATCGGCCACGGTGCCGATCCGGCCGGCGAGGCCGTCCGCGACGCTGCCGATCCGGGCGGCGGCGTCGCCGGCGCGGACATCGAGCGTCGAGGCCAGTTCCTCGGTGGCGCGGGCGATCTCGCCGGAGATGCCGTTGGCATGCACCTCGAGCACGGAGACGAGGTCGTTGCGGGCTTCGGCGGCGCGGCGGGCCAGTTCGTCGGCGCGTTCGCCGAGCGTGGTGGCGAGCTGCGCACCCGGGCCTTCGATGAGGCGGGTGAGCTCGGAGGTGCGGTTCGCGAGATTGCGGCCGAGCTCCGAGCCGGCGTCGGTGACGCGGCCGGTCGCGTCCTCGAGCGTCGCCCGGATCGCTTCCGCGGCGGTGCGGCTCTCGGCGGTGAGGCGTTCGGCCACCTCGACGGTGGTGCCGACGAGGGCGGTGCGCGCCTCCTCGCTGCGGACGGTGATCTCGCGGCTGGCTTCGCCGAGCGAGGTCATGAGCTCGCGGCGCGAACGCTCCGTTTCCTCGCCGAGCGTGCGGCCGATCGCGGCCAGACGCTCCTTGACGATCCGGTCGAG
This genomic interval carries:
- a CDS encoding ABC-type transport auxiliary lipoprotein family protein; amino-acid sequence: MGIALGATLLVGGCSVLGGGSTPTDTFDLTAPREVAAPRGSALQILVPEPATDRAVDTDRIVVRPSATEINYFAGAQWSDRLPRLVQSRLIEAFENSKRFRAAGRPGQGLLIDYQVVGEIRAFEYDAAAKVARVEFSVKLMNDKTGRVVATSVFKAETPVAGDSARTAVAGFDAALADVLRQVVGWTATNAGR